The Chitinophaga sp. H8 genome contains a region encoding:
- a CDS encoding LexA family protein — translation MLRGIQGTYLYVCDEALRAYFAQYIPVYSTISLQRNGAKLVSLKGNYVPLYEPQVAAGEFSEQQIVTDSVELISVPEEIKISKDHFACKVVGESMNKVIPNGSICLFRKYNGGSRNGEIVLASHTKIQDVDFGPQFTIKQYFSEKTINDDTWHHSSIILRPLSHDPRYESIILEYDELSEFKIYGIFERIL, via the coding sequence ATGTTACGTGGAATCCAGGGAACATACTTGTACGTGTGTGATGAGGCACTGCGTGCCTATTTTGCTCAATATATTCCAGTTTATTCAACTATAAGTTTACAGAGGAATGGCGCAAAGTTAGTTTCACTTAAGGGTAACTATGTGCCTCTATATGAGCCCCAGGTAGCTGCGGGAGAATTTAGCGAACAACAAATTGTAACTGACTCTGTAGAATTAATTTCTGTCCCGGAAGAGATAAAGATATCGAAAGACCATTTTGCCTGTAAAGTAGTAGGAGAATCTATGAACAAGGTAATCCCTAATGGCTCCATTTGTTTGTTCAGGAAGTATAATGGCGGAAGCAGGAATGGGGAGATTGTATTGGCTTCTCATACTAAAATTCAAGATGTTGATTTTGGTCCACAATTCACTATTAAGCAGTATTTTAGCGAGAAGACTATTAATGATGATACCTGGCATCATTCAAGTATCATCCTAAGGCCCCTTTCACACGATCCTCGCTATGAAAGCATAATCCTAGAGTATGATGAATTGTCAGAGTTTAAAATATATGGTATCTTCGAAAGAATATTATAA
- a CDS encoding nucleotide pyrophosphohydrolase: MEDWNTLLAKIRDFNNERDWSQFHNKKDLALAISIEAGELNELFLWKQADEADYEKVKDELADIITYTLLLADKYGFDINEIVSQKIDKNALKYPVEKAKGSAKKYNEL; the protein is encoded by the coding sequence ATGGAAGACTGGAATACGTTGCTCGCAAAAATAAGAGATTTTAATAATGAACGAGACTGGAGCCAGTTTCATAACAAGAAAGATTTAGCACTAGCTATAAGTATAGAGGCAGGAGAACTTAATGAACTATTTCTTTGGAAACAGGCAGATGAGGCAGATTATGAAAAAGTGAAAGATGAATTGGCCGATATTATAACTTATACCTTATTATTGGCTGATAAATATGGATTTGATATCAATGAAATCGTTAGCCAAAAGATAGATAAAAATGCTTTAAAATACCCAGTAGAAAAAGCAAAAGGTAGCGCTAAAAAGTACAATGAACTTTAG
- the rseP gene encoding RIP metalloprotease RseP, with translation MTTQEILVKAGQLILSLSILVVLHELGHFIPAKLFKTRVEKFYLFFDPWFSLFKFKKGDTEYGVGWLPLGGYVKISGMVDESMDKEQMMQPPKPWEFRSKPTWQRLIIMIGGVTVNIILAFFIYAMMLWYWGDTYLPVQNVKNGIAVDSLGQSIGLRDGDAIIAVDSAAIQKFHTISGEVILREAKTIQVMRDGQELSLPIPDGFIRALIKQKTPFAYPRFPFVVDTFTEKSAGVKAGIRKGDQVISLNGEPTPYFSDFVKEIKKHKLEEISVGVIRGGDTLQIAAKVPEEGVLGIAPQSLSHFFEFKTQRYTFLEAIPAGFNKCVDMLVKYIQQLRLIFVSKEVKASESVGGFMSIGNMFPGTWDWVAFWEMTALLSIILAFMNILPIPALDGGHVLFLLYEMVTGRKPNEKFLEYAQIVGMVILLGLLLFANGMDLWRNIFSKWFA, from the coding sequence ATGACTACACAGGAAATATTGGTGAAAGCCGGGCAGTTAATCTTATCCCTGTCTATATTAGTAGTGCTGCATGAACTTGGGCACTTTATCCCGGCCAAGCTGTTTAAAACCAGGGTAGAAAAGTTTTATCTTTTCTTTGATCCTTGGTTTTCGCTATTTAAATTCAAAAAGGGAGATACGGAATATGGAGTGGGCTGGTTACCCTTAGGAGGGTATGTGAAGATTTCCGGTATGGTGGACGAAAGTATGGACAAAGAGCAGATGATGCAACCTCCCAAACCATGGGAATTCCGCTCTAAGCCCACGTGGCAGCGTTTGATTATTATGATCGGCGGGGTTACTGTTAATATCATCCTGGCTTTTTTCATATACGCTATGATGCTCTGGTATTGGGGAGATACCTATCTGCCGGTACAAAATGTGAAAAATGGTATTGCAGTTGACTCTCTGGGTCAAAGTATAGGTCTGCGCGACGGGGATGCCATCATTGCTGTAGACAGCGCAGCTATTCAGAAGTTTCATACTATTTCCGGAGAAGTAATTTTAAGGGAAGCCAAAACTATACAAGTCATGCGGGATGGGCAGGAATTAAGTCTGCCAATACCAGATGGGTTCATCCGGGCACTGATTAAGCAAAAGACGCCTTTCGCATACCCCCGCTTTCCCTTTGTAGTAGATACCTTTACCGAAAAGTCTGCCGGTGTAAAAGCGGGCATCAGAAAAGGTGACCAGGTGATTTCCCTGAATGGTGAACCCACACCTTATTTTAGCGATTTTGTTAAGGAAATTAAGAAACATAAGCTGGAAGAAATCAGTGTTGGTGTGATACGGGGTGGCGATACGCTGCAAATTGCAGCCAAAGTTCCTGAAGAAGGGGTACTGGGGATTGCTCCCCAAAGCTTGTCACATTTCTTTGAGTTCAAAACACAACGATATACTTTCTTAGAGGCCATTCCTGCAGGATTTAATAAGTGTGTGGATATGCTGGTAAAATACATACAGCAGCTGCGCCTCATTTTTGTATCCAAGGAAGTAAAAGCAAGTGAATCAGTAGGTGGATTTATGAGTATTGGTAATATGTTTCCTGGTACGTGGGATTGGGTAGCATTCTGGGAAATGACCGCACTGTTATCTATTATCCTGGCGTTTATGAACATACTGCCAATCCCTGCTCTGGATGGTGGACATGTATTGTTTTTACTGTATGAAATGGTCACCGGCCGTAAACCCAACGAAAAATTCCTGGAATATGCACAGATCGTAGGGATGGTTATTTTATTAGGCCTGTTACTCTTTGCCAACGGTATGGATTTATGGCGTAATATTTTCAGTAAATGGTTTGCATAA
- a CDS encoding 1-deoxy-D-xylulose-5-phosphate reductoisomerase, which translates to MSKKNIAILGSTGSIGIQALEVIAAHPTKFNVEVLTAQQNADLLIEQALKHMPNAVVIGDETKYQQVKDVLFDKGIKVFAGAKAIVEVAAWDSVDMVLAAIMGFAGLAPTLSAIEQGTPVALANKETLVVAGDIVMATARKKNVPIIPVDSEHSAIFQCLLGETFSEVEKVILTASGGPFLGKKPNFLINVKKDHALQHPNWSMGAKITIDSATLMNKGLEMIEARWLFGLTPEQIEVVIHPQSIIHSMVQFSDGCLKAQMGLHDMKLPIQYALGYPERLSNDFPRFSFRNYPSLTFEQPDTKTFRNLAIATEVLKTGGNAACVMNAANEEVVHAFLKNRIGFLQMTEVIEETMAKVPFIEVPTLHDYYQSDNAAREHAAALINAIVI; encoded by the coding sequence ATGAGTAAGAAAAACATCGCCATTTTAGGATCTACCGGATCCATTGGCATTCAGGCACTGGAAGTGATAGCAGCACATCCCACTAAATTTAATGTGGAAGTGCTTACTGCACAGCAAAATGCCGACCTGCTGATAGAACAGGCATTGAAACATATGCCTAATGCCGTGGTGATAGGGGATGAAACCAAATATCAACAGGTAAAAGATGTTTTATTTGATAAAGGCATAAAGGTCTTTGCCGGAGCAAAGGCTATTGTGGAAGTAGCGGCCTGGGATTCTGTGGATATGGTGCTGGCAGCCATTATGGGCTTTGCCGGTTTGGCACCTACTTTATCTGCTATAGAGCAGGGAACACCGGTGGCATTAGCCAATAAGGAAACCCTGGTAGTGGCCGGGGATATTGTAATGGCTACTGCCAGGAAGAAAAATGTGCCTATTATCCCGGTAGACTCAGAACATTCCGCTATTTTTCAATGTTTGCTGGGAGAAACATTCAGTGAAGTGGAAAAAGTAATCCTGACTGCTTCCGGTGGCCCCTTCCTGGGTAAAAAGCCTAATTTCCTGATCAATGTAAAGAAAGATCATGCGCTGCAGCACCCTAACTGGAGCATGGGAGCCAAAATAACGATCGATTCCGCTACCCTTATGAATAAGGGGCTGGAGATGATCGAGGCGCGCTGGTTGTTTGGATTAACGCCCGAACAAATCGAGGTAGTGATTCATCCTCAATCTATTATACACTCCATGGTACAGTTTTCTGATGGCTGCCTCAAGGCGCAGATGGGACTCCATGATATGAAACTGCCTATCCAATATGCTTTAGGCTATCCGGAACGCTTATCCAACGATTTTCCAAGGTTTTCCTTCCGGAATTACCCTTCCCTCACATTTGAACAACCCGATACCAAAACTTTCCGTAACCTTGCCATTGCGACAGAAGTACTGAAAACAGGCGGAAATGCTGCTTGTGTCATGAATGCAGCCAATGAAGAAGTGGTGCATGCATTCCTGAAAAACAGAATTGGTTTTTTACAAATGACAGAGGTAATCGAAGAGACAATGGCCAAAGTTCCTTTTATTGAAGTGCCAACCTTACATGATTATTATCAGAGTGATAATGCCGCCCGTGAGCATGCTGCCGCACTTATTAATGCCATTGTGATATAG
- a CDS encoding GH3 auxin-responsive promoter family protein, whose amino-acid sequence MKFKSLLAKPFASIVSSRIRKEMQRAVEDQDSILTDLVKTGRKTDFGADHKFEAIQSYTDYKQAVPVRDYEQFKPYINRIKEGKHNVLWKGVPIYLAKTSGTTSGIKYIPITKESVSNHIDTARNALLNYMAETGNSSFADGKMIFLSGSPELERVGGIPTGRLSGIVNHHIPRYLRTNQLPSYETNCIEDWETKLDKIVTETINQDMTLISGIPPWVQMYFDQIMARSGKLIKDVFKNLDVLVYGGVNFEPYRAKLLGSIGKPIHTLETFPASEGFFAFQDSQTEEGLLLNTNSGIFYEFIPANEIFNENPTRLSLKEVEVGVNYALIINSNAGLWAYNIGDTVKFVSTNPYRLVVTGRIKHFISAFGEHVIGEEVEHSLMKAAAEENVHITEFTVAPRVQTDGELPYHEWFVEFENMPENMQAFAMKVDHNLRQKNIYYDDLLTGNILQPLKIRPVRKQGFIDYMKAIGKLGGQNKVPRLSNDRKLADELLQYLQ is encoded by the coding sequence ATGAAGTTTAAATCACTGCTGGCCAAACCATTTGCTTCCATTGTAAGTAGCAGAATAAGGAAGGAAATGCAAAGGGCGGTGGAAGACCAGGATTCAATCTTAACGGATTTAGTTAAAACAGGCAGGAAAACCGACTTTGGAGCAGATCATAAGTTTGAAGCGATACAATCATATACTGATTACAAGCAGGCTGTACCTGTACGTGACTATGAGCAGTTTAAACCTTATATTAACCGTATTAAGGAAGGCAAGCATAATGTACTTTGGAAAGGGGTACCTATTTACCTGGCTAAAACTTCCGGCACTACCAGTGGGATCAAATACATCCCCATTACCAAAGAATCTGTTTCCAATCATATAGATACCGCCAGAAATGCATTGTTGAATTATATGGCGGAAACGGGAAATTCTTCCTTTGCTGATGGAAAAATGATCTTTTTGTCAGGATCTCCTGAACTGGAAAGAGTAGGAGGAATCCCTACCGGCCGGCTCAGTGGTATTGTGAATCATCATATCCCAAGGTATCTGCGCACCAATCAGCTGCCTTCCTACGAAACCAACTGTATTGAAGACTGGGAAACAAAGCTGGATAAAATAGTTACAGAAACCATCAATCAGGATATGACATTGATCAGTGGCATTCCACCATGGGTCCAGATGTATTTTGATCAGATCATGGCCCGGAGCGGTAAGCTGATCAAGGATGTATTCAAAAACCTGGATGTACTGGTCTATGGCGGGGTTAACTTTGAACCCTACCGGGCAAAACTACTGGGTTCCATAGGGAAGCCTATTCATACACTGGAAACATTTCCGGCTTCCGAAGGCTTTTTTGCTTTCCAGGACTCACAAACAGAAGAAGGATTATTATTAAATACCAACTCCGGCATCTTTTACGAATTTATCCCCGCCAATGAAATCTTTAATGAAAACCCTACCAGGTTATCTTTGAAGGAAGTGGAAGTAGGGGTAAATTATGCTTTAATTATTAACAGCAATGCCGGACTTTGGGCATATAACATTGGAGATACCGTTAAATTTGTTTCCACAAACCCCTACCGCCTGGTAGTTACCGGCCGTATCAAACACTTTATCTCTGCTTTTGGGGAGCATGTGATCGGAGAGGAGGTAGAACATAGCCTTATGAAGGCAGCAGCAGAAGAAAATGTGCATATTACTGAATTTACAGTGGCACCAAGAGTACAAACGGATGGAGAATTACCATATCACGAGTGGTTTGTGGAGTTTGAAAATATGCCGGAAAACATGCAGGCGTTTGCTATGAAGGTGGACCATAATTTACGGCAAAAGAACATTTATTATGACGATCTGCTGACCGGAAATATATTACAACCCCTGAAAATCAGGCCGGTACGCAAACAAGGATTTATTGATTATATGAAAGCAATTGGAAAATTGGGTGGACAAAATAAAGTACCCCGCTTAAGTAACGACAGAAAGTTGGCGGATGAATTGTTGCAATACCTTCAATAA
- the rplU gene encoding 50S ribosomal protein L21 — MLIKKTSGTFAEIIFWIIMFAVVKIAGQQFKVQKDQEIFVQQLQGNVGDSVEFSEVLLTDNAGTLAVGTDVKSVVKAEILGHVQGDKVIAFKMKRRKGFRKKVGHRTHFTKIKINEIA, encoded by the coding sequence TTGTTAATTAAAAAAACAAGTGGTACTTTTGCGGAAATTATATTTTGGATAATTATGTTTGCAGTTGTAAAAATCGCAGGTCAGCAATTTAAGGTACAAAAAGACCAGGAAATTTTTGTACAGCAGTTACAGGGTAATGTAGGAGATAGCGTTGAGTTTTCTGAAGTGCTGTTAACAGACAATGCTGGTACGCTGGCCGTTGGTACTGATGTAAAATCAGTAGTTAAAGCAGAGATCTTAGGACATGTTCAAGGCGACAAGGTTATCGCTTTCAAAATGAAGAGAAGAAAAGGCTTCAGAAAGAAAGTGGGTCACCGTACGCATTTTACAAAGATCAAGATCAACGAAATCGCTTAA
- the rpmA gene encoding 50S ribosomal protein L27 produces the protein MAHKKGEGSVRNGRDSQSKRLGVKIFGGQPALAGNVIVRQRGTVYHPGQNVGVGKDFTIYAIADGVVEFRKGRQNRTTISVKAFDTTAQVEA, from the coding sequence ATGGCACATAAAAAAGGTGAAGGTAGTGTAAGAAACGGCCGTGACTCTCAAAGCAAAAGGCTTGGAGTGAAAATTTTTGGTGGTCAACCTGCATTGGCTGGTAACGTTATCGTTCGCCAAAGAGGTACGGTGTATCATCCTGGACAGAATGTAGGCGTTGGTAAAGATTTTACCATTTACGCTATTGCTGATGGTGTGGTTGAATTCAGGAAAGGTCGCCAGAACAGGACTACTATTTCTGTTAAAGCATTTGACACCACTGCGCAAGTAGAAGCTTAA
- a CDS encoding histone H1-like repetitive region-containing protein yields MATIKKAAPKKAAPKKKAAAKKAAPKKAAAKKAAPKKKVAAKKAAPKKAAAKKAAPKKKAAAKKAAPKKAAAKKAAPKKAAAKKAAPKKAAAKKAAPKKKAAAKKPAAKKPAAKKPAAKKPAAKKPAAKKKAPAPAPAAPASPAM; encoded by the coding sequence ATGGCAACAATTAAAAAAGCTGCTCCTAAAAAAGCGGCGCCTAAAAAGAAAGCTGCAGCTAAGAAAGCCGCTCCTAAAAAAGCTGCTGCTAAGAAAGCTGCTCCAAAGAAAAAAGTAGCTGCTAAGAAAGCTGCTCCTAAAAAAGCCGCTGCTAAGAAAGCTGCTCCAAAGAAAAAAGCTGCTGCTAAGAAAGCTGCTCCTAAAAAAGCCGCTGCTAAGAAAGCTGCTCCAAAGAAAGCTGCTGCTAAGAAAGCCGCTCCTAAAAAAGCTGCTGCTAAGAAAGCTGCTCCAAAGAAAAAAGCTGCTGCTAAAAAACCAGCTGCTAAAAAACCTGCTGCTAAGAAGCCTGCCGCTAAAAAACCTGCTGCTAAAAAACCTGCTGCTAAGAAAAAAGCACCAGCTCCAGCACCAGCTGCGCCTGCATCTCCAGCAATGTAA
- a CDS encoding helix-hairpin-helix domain-containing protein gives MDNSTIADNFSLLSKLMDIHGENSFKAKSFANAAFTVDKLPVQLKDTAPEDIFRIKGIGESTGKSIQEMLQTNHFALLDTYLQITPPGILEIMKIKGLGPKKIATIWKELEIESMGELLYACNENRLLLLKGFGEKTQESVRQNIEFYLSNKARFLYAEVETFALTLAQTLQSAFAPAPVALTGKFRRNEIIIDEVELVIGMPLEAIQSYLATLPDFHLLETTDNTSLWQQAQQAKVKIYACSPADFAATLFTTTGSEDFLKQFYAAGGEQHIAQSETEAAIFEKAGMQYIAPFLREGTQVIVQARQHQLPTLITTADIKGIIHSHSQWSDGLFSLEEMAIAAKAQGFEYLVISDHSKSAFYANGLSVERIAAQHEQIALLNQQLAPFRIFKSIEADILNDGTLDYPDEILASFDLVIASVHSNLKMSEEKAMSRLLKAVENPYTTILGHMTGRLLLSRNGYPVNHQQIIDACAQHQVVIELNAHPRRLDIDWQWIPYALEKNVLISVDPDAHSIEGYKDIRFGTLAAQKGGVTSKNNLSSYSLPMFETFIQQRKQLKNI, from the coding sequence ATGGACAACAGTACTATTGCAGATAATTTTTCCCTGCTATCCAAATTAATGGACATTCACGGCGAGAATAGTTTTAAAGCCAAATCTTTTGCCAACGCAGCATTTACCGTTGATAAACTACCGGTACAATTGAAAGACACGGCACCGGAAGATATCTTCCGCATTAAAGGTATTGGTGAATCTACGGGCAAAAGCATACAGGAAATGTTGCAAACCAATCACTTTGCCCTACTCGACACTTATTTGCAGATAACCCCTCCCGGAATACTGGAGATCATGAAAATAAAGGGCCTGGGGCCCAAAAAGATTGCCACTATCTGGAAAGAGCTGGAAATTGAAAGCATGGGGGAACTGCTCTACGCCTGTAATGAAAACCGCCTGTTATTACTCAAAGGCTTTGGTGAAAAAACCCAGGAAAGTGTCAGGCAAAATATTGAGTTCTATCTTTCCAATAAGGCCCGCTTTCTCTATGCTGAGGTAGAAACCTTTGCGCTTACCTTAGCACAAACACTGCAATCCGCCTTCGCTCCTGCTCCGGTAGCCCTCACGGGGAAATTCCGCAGGAATGAAATTATCATTGATGAAGTGGAACTGGTAATAGGCATGCCGCTGGAGGCGATACAATCTTACCTCGCTACCTTACCCGACTTTCATTTACTGGAAACCACAGACAACACCTCATTATGGCAGCAGGCACAGCAGGCCAAAGTGAAAATTTATGCCTGCAGCCCGGCTGATTTTGCAGCTACCCTTTTTACTACTACCGGATCTGAAGACTTTCTGAAGCAATTTTATGCTGCAGGTGGAGAGCAACACATAGCTCAGAGCGAAACTGAAGCAGCTATCTTTGAGAAAGCAGGTATGCAATATATAGCTCCCTTCCTCCGCGAAGGTACGCAGGTCATAGTCCAGGCTCGCCAGCACCAGCTTCCCACACTCATTACAACTGCGGATATTAAAGGGATTATTCACTCCCATAGCCAGTGGAGCGATGGGTTGTTTTCTCTCGAAGAAATGGCCATAGCAGCTAAAGCACAAGGATTTGAATACCTGGTCATCAGTGATCACTCTAAATCCGCTTTTTATGCCAATGGATTAAGTGTGGAAAGGATAGCAGCACAACATGAACAGATCGCGCTGCTCAATCAGCAACTGGCCCCTTTCCGCATTTTTAAAAGCATAGAGGCCGATATCCTCAATGACGGGACATTGGATTATCCTGATGAAATCCTGGCTTCTTTCGACCTCGTTATTGCCTCCGTCCATTCAAATCTGAAGATGAGTGAGGAAAAAGCCATGTCCCGCCTGTTAAAGGCAGTAGAAAATCCTTACACCACTATACTCGGACATATGACCGGCCGTTTGCTTTTAAGCAGAAACGGTTACCCGGTCAATCATCAGCAGATCATAGATGCCTGCGCACAACATCAGGTAGTTATTGAACTGAATGCCCATCCCCGGCGTTTAGATATTGACTGGCAATGGATACCTTATGCCCTGGAAAAGAATGTACTGATTTCCGTTGATCCGGATGCACACAGTATTGAGGGATACAAGGATATACGTTTTGGGACCCTCGCCGCGCAAAAAGGAGGTGTTACCAGCAAAAATAACCTAAGCAGTTATTCACTTCCCATGTTTGAAACATTTATACAACAACGAAAGCAACTGAAAAATATCTGA
- a CDS encoding PrsW family glutamic-type intramembrane protease, whose translation MLLLLALAIAPGLAICLFIYAMDKYDKEPLGLLIRSFLLGILCVCFPLVIQFLAMSAGLRENPGSIAGTAIFAYAVVGLSEELGKFLVLRYYAYPKPAFNEPYDGIVYAVMVGMGFATAENIVYVLQYGVGTGIARMFLSVPAHATFAILMGHYAGLAKFKPGQSGTYLFYGLFLAVFFHGTFDFFLFLGNNLLLLGGSLVSLYIGIRLSVTAVKKHRALSRSLYESDYFNNIQE comes from the coding sequence ATGCTGCTGCTCCTTGCACTCGCCATTGCTCCGGGATTAGCTATATGCCTGTTCATTTACGCTATGGATAAATACGATAAGGAACCTTTAGGCTTGCTGATCCGTAGCTTTTTGCTGGGAATATTATGTGTTTGCTTTCCTTTAGTAATACAATTCCTGGCTATGAGTGCCGGATTACGGGAAAATCCGGGTTCAATAGCAGGCACCGCAATATTTGCCTATGCTGTAGTAGGCTTATCAGAAGAATTAGGCAAATTTCTGGTACTGCGGTATTATGCATATCCCAAACCAGCATTTAACGAACCTTACGATGGTATTGTTTATGCTGTTATGGTAGGGATGGGATTTGCTACAGCTGAAAATATCGTGTATGTATTGCAGTACGGAGTAGGTACCGGTATAGCACGCATGTTCCTTTCTGTACCTGCACATGCTACTTTTGCAATACTGATGGGACATTATGCAGGCCTGGCTAAATTCAAACCCGGACAAAGTGGCACTTACCTCTTTTATGGCTTATTCCTTGCTGTGTTTTTCCACGGTACCTTTGATTTTTTCCTTTTCCTGGGTAACAATTTATTATTACTGGGAGGATCACTTGTTTCTTTATACATAGGGATAAGATTATCCGTTACAGCAGTCAAAAAACACCGCGCATTATCCCGGAGCTTGTATGAATCCGATTATTTCAACAATATACAGGAATAG
- a CDS encoding DsbA family protein — protein sequence MKLIYIYDPICGWCYGFTPVIQQLQQQYAGKMDFEILSGGMLTGDNRRPASSMHAYILQAHTRVEETTGVKFGAPFLHQFLASQEIMDSVKPSVALTVFKQYQPDKAIDFAHDMQVALNYEGISLNNNAIYEQLATKYHIPAAEFVAKMADEHNRYATQQEFQMVQQWGITGFPAAILDTGKQLYMIAKGYTPLARLQEVIEKIKSEEAATQQE from the coding sequence ATGAAACTCATTTATATATATGATCCCATTTGTGGCTGGTGTTATGGTTTTACACCGGTAATACAACAACTACAGCAACAATACGCCGGGAAAATGGATTTTGAAATTCTTTCCGGGGGTATGCTCACAGGAGATAACCGGCGCCCGGCCTCTTCTATGCATGCGTATATACTACAGGCACATACACGGGTTGAAGAAACTACCGGGGTTAAATTCGGAGCACCATTTCTTCATCAATTCCTCGCATCGCAGGAAATCATGGATTCTGTGAAACCCAGTGTGGCCCTCACTGTTTTCAAACAATACCAACCGGACAAAGCCATTGATTTTGCACATGATATGCAGGTAGCACTAAATTATGAAGGTATCAGCCTGAATAATAACGCGATATACGAACAACTTGCCACCAAATACCATATTCCTGCTGCCGAATTTGTTGCGAAAATGGCGGATGAACATAACCGCTACGCCACACAACAGGAGTTTCAAATGGTACAACAATGGGGAATTACCGGATTTCCGGCTGCAATATTAGATACCGGGAAACAACTGTATATGATTGCAAAGGGATACACCCCCTTAGCGCGTTTACAGGAGGTTATTGAAAAAATAAAATCAGAAGAAGCAGCGACCCAACAGGAGTAA
- a CDS encoding GNAT family N-acetyltransferase: MYSIKAATTTEIPIIQTLVEQIWRPTYQSLLTPGQIDYMIDMMYSIPSLLRQMNELQHQYILLYDEAIPIGYASYSPTDKAGIFKLHKIYLHMSYQGKGIGKLLLNGVIENVKALNAHILELDVNRDNKARLFYEKQGFTVYKEKDTDIGGGYMMNDYVMRKPL, translated from the coding sequence ATGTATAGTATCAAGGCAGCTACCACAACGGAGATTCCAATTATTCAGACACTTGTAGAACAGATCTGGCGACCTACCTACCAATCGCTGCTCACACCCGGGCAGATTGATTATATGATTGATATGATGTATAGTATCCCCTCTCTGCTGCGGCAGATGAATGAGTTACAGCATCAGTATATCTTGTTGTATGATGAAGCAATCCCTATCGGATATGCATCCTATAGCCCCACTGATAAAGCAGGCATCTTTAAATTGCATAAAATATACCTGCACATGTCCTACCAGGGAAAAGGAATAGGTAAGCTGTTGCTGAATGGTGTAATAGAAAACGTGAAAGCGCTGAATGCACATATACTGGAACTGGATGTAAACAGAGACAATAAAGCCCGTTTGTTCTACGAAAAACAAGGATTCACCGTTTATAAAGAAAAAGATACAGACATCGGTGGCGGTTATATGATGAATGATTACGTAATGCGCAAACCACTGTAA
- a CDS encoding RNA polymerase sigma factor: MSNIDDAFKLSELKSGSIKAYEYFFMKYYKPLCYRAYLTLNNMREAEELVQCVLIQVWQKKQYHHIEQSVGGFFFRLVHEKCASLEKSKTAPDKNTIHPLAVVPEKNNTQSLTQEEQRRRQLLDTLHHLPTEQLENLVCNEEQLRLRSI, from the coding sequence ATGAGTAATATAGATGATGCCTTTAAGTTATCCGAACTAAAATCAGGTAGCATCAAAGCCTATGAATACTTTTTCATGAAGTATTACAAGCCGCTATGCTATAGAGCCTACCTTACCCTGAATAATATGAGGGAAGCAGAGGAGCTGGTACAGTGCGTTCTGATACAAGTATGGCAAAAGAAACAGTATCACCATATAGAACAATCCGTAGGAGGATTCTTTTTCCGCCTGGTGCATGAGAAATGTGCCAGTCTGGAAAAAAGTAAAACGGCACCTGATAAAAACACCATTCATCCACTAGCCGTTGTACCAGAAAAGAACAATACGCAATCTTTAACACAGGAGGAACAAAGAAGGCGACAGTTACTGGATACTTTACATCACTTGCCTACTGAGCAACTGGAAAATCTGGTATGCAATGAAGAACAACTTCGCCTGAGGTCTATTTAA